Proteins found in one Campylobacter concisus genomic segment:
- the metE gene encoding 5-methyltetrahydropteroyltriglutamate--homocysteine S-methyltransferase, which yields MIKSYVLGFPRIGEKRELKRALEGFWAGKEGFSEENLQETAKTLRQRHWKYQQDAGISAISVNDFSFYDLMLDNIIAFGATPPRFANLSGLEQYFACSRGNKSGVAMEMTKWFNTNYHYIVPELSSESKFSLKADKILNEYKEAKANGVKGKVNLIGPITFLALSKTTDGSCPFKHLDALVGEYKKLLEQISKLDDEILVQFDEPIFVTDKNESDLLPLITKVYNELTGVANNIKIVFATYFEHAIKAVSEVAKTKIYGIALDFIHGKRNFEALETIKNSHLTLFAGVIDGRNIWKSNIDEKVKLVGEISEKIGGKDFYIGTSCSLLHVPYTLKYEENLNPEIKSWLSFAVEKLDEIKIITKLANGEKLNDAEAKIYEENKNAVKTRATSKLIHSESVQNRIKNLSKFERDEKFEDRIKIQRETLKYGILPTTTIGSFPQTVDLRVLRQNFKKGEIDAAAYEAGIKKYIDHCVKFQEDIGLDVLVHGEPERNDMVEYFGEQISGYAFSQNGWVQSYGSRCVKPPLLFGDVSRPEPMTVKWMKYAQSITKHVMKGMLTGPVTMLNWSFVRDDLPRSEVAKQLALCIYDEIADLQNAGIRVIQVDEAAFKEGYPLRAENIPAYEKFAVDCFKLSVSSAEAKTQIHTHMCYSEFNDIIKTIEAMDADVISIETARSGNELLKIFKAVGYKQEVGPGVYDIHSPRVPSVEEIVAQIKALLEVLPKEQLWINPDCGLKTRKWEEVEPSLKNMVEAVKIVRGL from the coding sequence ATGATAAAAAGTTATGTTTTAGGTTTTCCAAGAATCGGAGAAAAAAGAGAGTTAAAGCGTGCGTTAGAGGGCTTTTGGGCTGGTAAAGAGGGCTTTAGTGAAGAGAATTTGCAAGAGACTGCAAAGACGCTTCGCCAAAGACACTGGAAATATCAACAAGACGCTGGCATTTCGGCCATTAGCGTTAATGATTTTTCATTTTACGACCTAATGCTCGATAACATCATCGCTTTTGGCGCTACGCCTCCAAGATTTGCAAATTTAAGCGGCTTGGAGCAATATTTTGCTTGCTCAAGAGGCAACAAAAGTGGCGTTGCTATGGAGATGACAAAGTGGTTTAACACAAACTACCACTACATCGTGCCAGAGCTTAGTAGCGAGAGTAAATTCAGCCTAAAAGCGGACAAAATTTTAAATGAATACAAAGAGGCGAAGGCTAACGGCGTAAAAGGCAAGGTAAATTTGATCGGCCCTATCACATTCTTGGCTCTTTCAAAGACGACTGATGGCAGCTGCCCATTTAAGCACCTTGACGCGCTTGTAGGCGAGTATAAAAAGCTACTTGAGCAAATTTCTAAGCTTGATGATGAAATTTTAGTGCAGTTTGACGAGCCGATCTTTGTAACTGACAAAAATGAAAGCGACCTTTTGCCACTTATCACAAAGGTTTATAACGAGCTAACAGGCGTTGCAAACAACATCAAGATCGTGTTTGCGACATATTTTGAGCATGCTATAAAGGCAGTTAGCGAAGTGGCTAAAACTAAAATTTATGGCATCGCGCTTGACTTCATCCACGGCAAGAGAAATTTCGAAGCACTTGAGACTATCAAAAATAGCCATTTGACGCTATTTGCTGGCGTGATCGATGGCAGAAATATCTGGAAAAGCAACATCGACGAGAAAGTAAAACTTGTAGGTGAAATTTCAGAGAAAATAGGCGGCAAAGACTTTTACATCGGCACTTCATGCTCACTTCTTCACGTGCCATACACTCTAAAATATGAAGAAAATTTAAACCCAGAGATTAAAAGCTGGCTAAGCTTCGCGGTTGAGAAGCTTGATGAGATCAAGATCATCACAAAACTAGCAAATGGCGAGAAGCTAAATGATGCTGAGGCAAAAATTTATGAAGAAAATAAAAATGCCGTTAAAACTCGCGCCACTTCAAAGCTCATCCACTCTGAAAGTGTTCAAAACCGCATTAAAAATTTAAGCAAATTTGAGCGTGATGAGAAATTTGAAGATCGCATCAAAATTCAACGCGAAACACTAAAATACGGTATCTTACCAACAACAACGATAGGCAGCTTCCCTCAAACGGTTGATCTTCGCGTACTTCGCCAAAATTTTAAAAAAGGCGAGATCGACGCAGCCGCTTATGAAGCTGGCATCAAAAAATACATCGATCACTGCGTGAAATTCCAAGAAGATATCGGCCTAGACGTGCTAGTACATGGCGAGCCAGAGAGAAACGACATGGTTGAGTACTTTGGTGAGCAGATCAGTGGATACGCATTTAGCCAAAATGGCTGGGTACAAAGCTACGGCAGCCGCTGCGTCAAGCCACCACTTCTCTTTGGTGACGTAAGCCGCCCAGAGCCGATGACTGTTAAGTGGATGAAATACGCTCAAAGCATCACAAAACACGTAATGAAGGGCATGCTAACAGGTCCTGTGACTATGCTAAACTGGAGCTTTGTGCGTGATGATCTGCCAAGAAGCGAGGTAGCAAAACAGCTCGCACTTTGTATCTATGACGAGATCGCAGACCTTCAAAACGCAGGCATCAGAGTGATCCAAGTCGATGAGGCAGCGTTTAAAGAGGGCTATCCGCTAAGAGCTGAAAATATCCCAGCTTATGAGAAATTTGCGGTTGATTGCTTCAAGCTTTCAGTAAGCTCGGCTGAAGCAAAAACTCAGATCCACACGCATATGTGCTACTCTGAATTTAATGATATCATCAAGACCATTGAGGCAATGGACGCTGATGTTATCAGTATCGAAACTGCAAGAAGTGGCAACGAACTACTTAAAATTTTCAAAGCCGTTGGCTACAAACAAGAGGTCGGACCTGGCGTTTACGACATCCACAGCCCGCGCGTGCCAAGTGTCGAGGAGATCGTCGCTCAGATCAAAGCTCTGCTTGAAGTCTTGCCAAAAGAGCAGCTCTGGATCAACCCAGACTGCGGCCTAAAAACTAGAAAATGGGAAGAGGTCGAGCCAAGCCTAAAAAATATGGTCGAAGCTGTCAAGATCGTAAGAGGTCTATAA
- a CDS encoding DNA-binding protein — MLKDKIINNESGIVLYGLTPPKAEFDEVKLKEIAVKWDKRITDVQADGLVLYEIQDESSRIKSERTFEFSDTLSPEIYYSKYLNLKTPSIFYRVANKYNESEFRANLAKSSSDINVFVGVASGKVEPKMSLERAYEIARDEFKELVVGGVCIAERHAKKGDEEQRMNQKAKMGAKFFISQAVFDINLAKNLLTSVARSGLNLPIILTFTTCGTPKTLEFIKWLGISVDEKSEKRMLESDDFLATASQICLENFAELYEFAKKLGINIGANVESVMAKRAEIEASLELTHKMREVF, encoded by the coding sequence ATGTTAAAAGATAAGATCATAAACAATGAAAGTGGCATAGTGCTTTATGGCTTAACGCCTCCAAAGGCTGAATTTGACGAGGTGAAGCTTAAAGAGATCGCTGTAAAATGGGACAAGAGGATTACAGATGTGCAGGCTGATGGCTTGGTGCTTTACGAGATCCAAGATGAAAGTAGCCGCATAAAAAGCGAGCGAACTTTTGAATTTAGCGATACATTAAGCCCTGAAATTTACTACTCAAAATACCTAAATTTAAAGACACCAAGCATCTTTTATAGGGTCGCGAACAAATATAATGAGAGTGAATTTAGAGCAAATTTAGCCAAAAGTAGTAGCGATATAAATGTCTTTGTTGGCGTTGCTTCTGGCAAGGTAGAGCCTAAAATGAGCCTAGAGCGTGCTTATGAGATCGCTAGAGATGAGTTTAAAGAGCTTGTAGTGGGCGGTGTTTGCATAGCTGAGAGGCATGCTAAAAAGGGCGATGAAGAGCAAAGGATGAATCAAAAGGCCAAAATGGGAGCAAAATTTTTCATCTCGCAGGCGGTTTTTGATATAAATTTGGCTAAAAATTTACTAACAAGCGTGGCAAGAAGTGGGTTAAATTTGCCTATTATTTTGACATTTACCACTTGTGGCACGCCAAAAACGCTAGAGTTTATCAAGTGGCTTGGAATAAGCGTTGATGAAAAGAGCGAGAAAAGGATGCTTGAGAGTGATGATTTTTTAGCCACGGCATCGCAAATTTGCCTTGAAAATTTTGCAGAGCTTTATGAATTTGCTAAAAAGCTTGGCATAAATATCGGTGCCAATGTTGAAAGTGTAATGGCAAAAAGAGCTGAGATAGAAGCGAGCTTGGAGCTAACGCATAAGATGAGAGAGGTGTTTTGA
- the rpmI gene encoding 50S ribosomal protein L35, translating into MPKMKTVRGAAKRFKVGKNKIKRGSAFRSHILTKKPSKRMRDLRGPHYVDSTNVSAVRKMLGV; encoded by the coding sequence ATGCCAAAGATGAAAACCGTTCGCGGTGCTGCTAAGCGCTTTAAAGTAGGTAAAAATAAGATAAAAAGAGGCTCTGCTTTTAGAAGCCATATCTTAACAAAAAAACCTAGTAAGCGCATGAGAGACCTTCGTGGCCCACACTATGTGGATAGCACAAACGTCTCAGCCGTTCGCAAAATGCTCGGCGTATAA
- a CDS encoding C69 family dipeptidase, producing MKGKILASIVAMSAILGTSSLACTTILVGDKASNDGSMLVARSADSKAVKAQVFLIHPATKNQTGMHSSKAHDGANDFTYPLPKDGMRYTTIANSHTKLHGAVGYNEAGVGLSGTETIYAKDELLKIDPYNEESGITEDDIPDVLLPRMKSAKDGVKLLGEIVETKGAGEGFGVVFIDANELWYFETGTGHKWIATKIAPDEYFVTANQGRLHAYKENDPNFMGAKDVIKFAIDNKTYDPAKDGEFNFTKAYTRDDERDVTYNYPRVCWVQSMFNPSLKQDFADGQKFPVFLKPEKKLSVEDLKAAMRAHYNGTPFDNYASKDEDKKNVYRAISVFRTYESHVMQVRPWLPKEIGRVTYVALGMADLSVYLPYYEGLDGFIKGYSDGSYDADDTSIYWVYRKLQTLVMTDYEKYSPVVKEAYAKFEKELAVKQAKFEDEYVKLYKKDKKKADKLLNEFSKKTMQEAKDLTQELTNKVFTMLTADMDAKLKSLNKGKKD from the coding sequence ATGAAAGGCAAAATTCTTGCATCAATTGTTGCTATGAGTGCGATTTTAGGCACAAGTAGCTTGGCATGCACTACCATTTTAGTAGGAGATAAAGCTTCAAACGACGGCTCCATGCTGGTTGCCAGGAGTGCAGATAGTAAGGCTGTAAAGGCACAAGTCTTTTTGATCCATCCGGCCACAAAAAATCAAACTGGCATGCACAGCTCAAAGGCACATGATGGCGCAAATGACTTTACATATCCGCTTCCAAAAGATGGTATGAGATACACAACCATCGCAAACTCTCACACAAAACTTCACGGAGCGGTCGGCTACAATGAAGCTGGCGTTGGACTAAGCGGCACTGAGACCATCTACGCAAAAGACGAGCTTTTAAAGATCGACCCATATAACGAAGAGAGTGGCATCACAGAAGATGACATCCCAGACGTGCTTTTGCCACGTATGAAGAGTGCAAAAGATGGCGTTAAGCTTCTTGGTGAGATAGTGGAGACAAAAGGCGCTGGCGAGGGCTTTGGCGTGGTATTTATCGATGCAAACGAGCTTTGGTACTTTGAAACAGGCACAGGTCACAAGTGGATCGCTACAAAGATCGCTCCAGATGAGTATTTCGTCACTGCAAACCAAGGCAGACTTCACGCTTACAAAGAGAATGATCCAAATTTCATGGGAGCAAAAGATGTCATCAAATTTGCGATCGATAACAAGACTTATGACCCTGCAAAAGACGGAGAATTTAACTTTACAAAAGCCTATACAAGGGACGATGAGAGAGATGTGACTTACAACTACCCACGTGTTTGCTGGGTGCAAAGCATGTTTAACCCAAGCCTAAAACAAGACTTCGCCGATGGTCAGAAATTTCCAGTATTTTTAAAACCAGAGAAAAAACTAAGTGTTGAAGATCTAAAAGCTGCGATGAGAGCCCACTACAACGGCACCCCGTTTGATAACTACGCTAGCAAAGACGAAGATAAGAAAAACGTATACCGTGCTATAAGTGTCTTTAGAACATACGAGTCTCACGTCATGCAGGTGCGCCCATGGCTACCAAAAGAGATCGGCCGTGTGACCTACGTCGCTCTTGGCATGGCTGATCTTAGCGTTTATTTGCCGTATTACGAGGGGCTTGATGGCTTTATAAAAGGCTACTCTGATGGCTCATACGACGCTGATGATACTTCGATTTACTGGGTTTATAGAAAGCTTCAAACCCTTGTTATGACTGACTATGAGAAGTATTCGCCAGTGGTTAAAGAGGCCTACGCTAAATTTGAAAAAGAGTTGGCTGTAAAACAGGCTAAATTTGAAGATGAGTATGTCAAACTTTATAAAAAAGATAAGAAAAAAGCGGACAAACTCCTAAATGAATTTAGCAAAAAAACAATGCAAGAGGCCAAGGATTTAACTCAGGAGCTTACAAATAAGGTCTTTACTATGCTTACGGCTGATATGGACGCTAAGCTAAAATCTTTAAATAAAGGCAAAAAAGATTAA